In the Arachis ipaensis cultivar K30076 chromosome B10, Araip1.1, whole genome shotgun sequence genome, one interval contains:
- the LOC107619923 gene encoding mitochondrial import inner membrane translocase subunit TIM17-3-like, with the protein MEECLTMKESLDDALNSAGIGFVMGAIAGSPFHFFKSLCISPTHITTACHAVRLNAPRVGGKVAAWSALCSVSYDALCSVRQKNDSWNGIFAPAISSGLLSLCHRNLKASACFTMFGALMGTVSEVGSIMERKFSADRALKKLRKANGERQYPKMQ; encoded by the coding sequence ATGGAAGAATGCCTAACAATGAAAGAAAGCCTTGATGATGCCCTCAATTCAGCCGGCATTGGGTTCGTGATGGGCGCAATCGCCGGATCTCCCTTCCACTTCTTTAAGTCCCTTTGTATCTCTCCAACCCATATCACTACTGCTTGTCACGCCGTTCGCCTCAATGCACCCCGTGTGGGGGGCAAGGTTGCCGCCTGGTCTGCCCTCTGCAGTGTCTCCTACGACGCCTTGTGTTCTGTTCGTCAGAAGAACGACTCCTGGAATGGCATATTTGCCCCGGCCATCAGCAGCGGGCTGCTCTCCTTGTGCCACCGCAATCTCAAAGCCTCCGCATGCTTCACCATGTTTGGTGCTCTCATGGGCACAGTATCAGAGGTCGGCTCAATCATGGAGCGAAAGTTTTCGGCCGATCGCGCGCTTAAGAAATTGAGGAAGGCAAATGGAGAAAGGCAGTACCCAAAGATGCAATGA